From Coturnix japonica isolate 7356 chromosome 1, Coturnix japonica 2.1, whole genome shotgun sequence, the proteins below share one genomic window:
- the LOC107320698 gene encoding cell cycle control protein 50C-like, giving the protein MKNKKSSAPQEAETRASRCPDNTAFKQQKLPAWKPQLTIASVLSTFFLTGAFCLSVGVSLIVAANSVREIQIDYSDKCSDCSKLRENSSNWNIECLCSVNFTLAEDMLGDVFMYYGLQNFYQNHRRYVLSRSDEQLLGRNVKVQKTYCAPFATYQNGTPMAPCGAIANSMFNDTIDLSYNVNSSVIQVPLLKTGNSWWTDKNVKFRNPESHNLSAAFAGTARPPYWHKPVYLLDEEDEKNNGYINDDFIIWMRVSAFATFRNLYRRISRKGQFTDGLPAGNYTFHISYNFPVSMFKGKKYMILSTMVWSGGSNPFLGIAYLVCGAAATLTGFIITAIHLKLRKKKTYFQRH; this is encoded by the exons ATGAAGAATAAGAAGAGTTCTGCTCcacaagaagcagaaacacGTGCTTCCAGGTGTCCAGATAACACTGCATTCAAACAACAGAAGCTACCGGCATGGAAGCCCCAGCTTACCATTGCATCTGTGCTCTCCACTTTCTTTCTCACTGGAGcattttgcctttctgtggGAGTCTCCCTCATAGTAGCTGCAAACAGCGTCAGAGAAATCCAG ATTGATTATTCAGATAAATGTTCAGATTGTTCAAAGCTTCGTGAAAATTCCTCTAATTGGAACATTGAATGCCTCTGTTCTGTTAATTTCACACTAGCAGAAGATATGCTG GGTGATGTCTTTATGTACTATGGTCTGCAAAACTTCTATCAAAATCACCGTCGTTACGTGCTATCAAGAAGTGATGAACAGTTGTTGGGCCGAAATGTAAAA GTTCAGAAGACCTACTGTGCACCCTTTGCCACTTACCAGAATGGAACACCAATGGCTCCTTGTGGTGCTATTGCCAACAGCATGTTCAATG ATACTATTGATCTTTCTTACAATGTGAACTCGTCTGTTATTCAAGTGCCGCTGCTGAAGACTGGGAACAGTTGGTGGAcagataaaaatgtgaaatttcgCAATCCAGAGTCGCACAATCTCTCTGCTGCGTTTGCAG GAACAGCAAGACCTCCGTACTGGCATAAACCAGTGTATTTGTTAGATGAGGAAGATGAGAAGAATAATGGATACATAAATGATGACTTCATTATCTGGATGCGAGTATCAGCCTTTGCTACGTTTAGAAACCTTTATCGTCGTATCAGCCGGAAAGGGCAGTTTACTGATGGCCTCCCAGCAGGGAATTATACTTTCCATATTTCCTACA ACTTCCCTGTTTCCATGTTCAAGGGGAAGAAGTACATGATCCTTTCAACCATGGTGTGGAGTGGAGGAAGTAACCCGTTCCTGGGAATTGCCTATTTGGTTTGTGGTGCAGCAGCAACCCTGACAGGTTTTATCATAACTGCCATCCACTTAAAgctcagaaagaagaaaacatacttTCAGAGACACTGA